From a region of the Streptomyces venezuelae genome:
- the rimO gene encoding 30S ribosomal protein S12 methylthiotransferase RimO yields the protein MPERRTVALVTLGCARNEVDSEELAGRLAADGWELVEDAADADVAVVNTCGFVEAAKKDSVDALLEANDLKDHGKTQAVVAVGCMAERYGKELAEALPEADGVLGFDDYADISDRLQTILNGGIHASHTPRDRRKLLPISPAARQDAEVALPGHAQEPEAAPADLPEGLAPASGPRAPLRRRLDKSPVASVKLASGCDRRCSFCAIPSFRGSFISRRPSDVLGETRWLAEQGVKEIMLVSENNTSYGKDLGDIRLLETLLPELAEVDGIERVRVSYLQPAEMRPGLIDVLTSTPKVVPYFDLSFQHSAPDVLRAMRRFGDTDRFLELLDTIRSKAPTAGVRSNFIVGFPGEKESDFAELERFLTHARLDAIGVFGYSDEDGTEAVGYENKLDEDTIAERLAHMQRLAEELTSQRAEERIGETLEVLVETVEAVDEDGEGAFGRAAHQAPETDGQVVFTDSTGLVPGRIVTAKVVGTLGVDLVAEPIGMDLEEAAG from the coding sequence ATGCCCGAACGCCGTACCGTCGCCCTTGTCACTCTTGGCTGCGCCCGTAACGAGGTGGACTCGGAGGAGCTCGCAGGCCGCTTGGCGGCGGATGGCTGGGAGCTCGTCGAGGACGCCGCCGATGCGGACGTAGCCGTCGTCAACACCTGTGGCTTCGTCGAAGCCGCCAAGAAGGACTCCGTAGACGCCCTGCTGGAAGCCAACGATCTCAAGGATCACGGCAAGACCCAGGCCGTCGTCGCCGTCGGCTGTATGGCCGAGCGCTACGGCAAGGAACTCGCCGAAGCGCTTCCCGAGGCCGACGGAGTCCTCGGTTTCGACGACTACGCCGACATCTCCGACCGCCTCCAGACCATCCTCAACGGCGGCATCCACGCCTCCCACACCCCGCGTGACCGGCGCAAGCTGCTGCCGATCAGCCCCGCGGCCCGGCAGGACGCCGAGGTGGCCCTGCCCGGCCACGCCCAGGAGCCCGAGGCCGCCCCCGCGGACCTCCCCGAGGGGCTGGCGCCCGCCTCCGGGCCGCGCGCCCCGCTGCGCCGCCGCCTGGACAAGAGCCCGGTCGCCTCGGTCAAGCTGGCCTCCGGCTGTGACCGGCGCTGCTCCTTCTGCGCCATCCCGTCCTTCCGCGGCTCCTTCATCTCCCGCCGCCCCAGCGACGTGCTGGGCGAGACCCGCTGGCTGGCCGAGCAGGGCGTCAAGGAGATCATGCTGGTCTCCGAGAACAACACCTCGTACGGCAAGGACCTCGGCGACATCCGGCTGCTGGAGACCCTGCTGCCGGAGCTGGCCGAGGTGGACGGCATCGAGCGCGTCCGCGTCAGCTACCTCCAGCCCGCCGAGATGCGGCCCGGCCTGATCGACGTACTCACCTCGACCCCCAAGGTCGTGCCGTACTTCGACCTGTCCTTCCAGCACTCGGCCCCGGACGTGCTGCGCGCCATGCGCCGCTTCGGTGACACCGACCGCTTCCTGGAGCTGCTGGACACCATCCGTTCCAAGGCCCCGACGGCCGGCGTCCGCTCCAACTTCATCGTCGGCTTCCCCGGCGAGAAGGAATCGGACTTCGCCGAGCTGGAGCGTTTCCTCACCCACGCGCGCCTCGACGCCATCGGTGTCTTCGGCTACTCCGACGAGGACGGCACCGAGGCCGTCGGCTACGAGAACAAGCTGGACGAGGACACCATCGCCGAGCGGCTCGCGCACATGCAGCGGCTCGCCGAGGAGCTCACCTCGCAGCGCGCCGAGGAGCGCATCGGGGAGACCCTCGAAGTGCTCGTCGAGACCGTGGAAGCGGTCGACGAGGACGGCGAGGGCGCCTTCGGGCGCGCCGCGCACCAGGCACCCGAAACGGACGGCCAGGTGGTCTTCACGGACAGCACGGGCCTGGTCCCGGGGCGTATCGTCACGGCAAAGGTGGTCGGCACCCTGGGCGTGGACCTGGTGGCCGAGCCCATCGGCATGGATCTTGAGGAGGCGGCCGGATGA
- the pgsA gene encoding CDP-diacylglycerol--glycerol-3-phosphate 3-phosphatidyltransferase, protein MTGVPASAAGGTGRRPVPGAKLGAAAVNQASLWNIANILTMIRLVLVPGFVLLLLADGGYDPAWRAWAWAAFAVAMITDIFDGHLARTYNLVTDFGKIADPIADKAIMGSALICLSWLGDLPWWVTGVILGRELGITLLRFWVIRYGVIPASRGGKLKTLAQGTAVGMYVLALTGALATMRFWVMAIAVVLTVVTGLDYIRQAVVLRRQGLAAERAAK, encoded by the coding sequence ATGACCGGAGTCCCGGCATCTGCGGCGGGCGGGACCGGCCGTCGGCCCGTGCCCGGCGCGAAGCTGGGGGCCGCGGCGGTCAATCAGGCCAGCCTGTGGAACATCGCCAACATCCTCACGATGATCCGGCTCGTGCTCGTGCCGGGCTTCGTCCTCCTGCTGCTCGCCGACGGCGGCTACGACCCGGCCTGGCGCGCCTGGGCCTGGGCCGCGTTCGCCGTCGCCATGATCACGGACATCTTCGACGGGCACCTGGCCCGGACGTACAACCTGGTCACGGACTTCGGCAAGATCGCCGACCCCATCGCCGACAAGGCGATCATGGGGTCGGCGCTGATCTGCCTCTCCTGGCTCGGTGACCTCCCCTGGTGGGTGACCGGGGTGATCCTCGGCCGGGAGCTCGGCATCACCCTGCTCCGCTTCTGGGTCATCCGCTACGGGGTGATTCCGGCCAGCAGGGGCGGCAAGCTGAAGACCCTGGCCCAGGGCACGGCCGTGGGCATGTACGTGCTCGCGCTGACCGGAGCGCTGGCGACCATGCGCTTCTGGGTGATGGCGATCGCCGTCGTGCTGACCGTCGTCACCGGTTTGGACTACATCCGTCAGGCGGTCGTGCTGCGCCGCCAGGGTCTCGCCGCGGAGCGGGCCGCGAAGTGA
- a CDS encoding CinA family protein, producing MDAAGVAADALRLLAESDQTLAVAESLTGGMVAAELTAVPGASRSFRGSVTAYATEIKHRLLGVDVGLLEAEGAVNAQVAAEMAAGVRRVMGASWGISTTGVAGPEPQDGQPVGTVFVAVDGPGGRKTVRLRLKGSRAEIRRESARTVLRLLSDQLRENARRQDTEQNGGI from the coding sequence GTGGATGCGGCCGGAGTGGCTGCGGATGCACTGCGCCTGCTTGCGGAGAGTGACCAGACGCTCGCCGTGGCGGAATCACTGACCGGCGGCATGGTGGCGGCCGAGCTCACGGCCGTCCCCGGGGCCTCCCGGTCCTTCCGCGGCTCGGTCACGGCGTACGCGACGGAGATCAAGCACCGGCTCCTCGGGGTGGACGTCGGACTGCTCGAAGCCGAAGGTGCGGTGAACGCGCAGGTCGCGGCCGAGATGGCGGCCGGCGTGCGGCGCGTGATGGGCGCCTCGTGGGGGATCTCGACCACCGGGGTGGCCGGTCCGGAGCCTCAGGACGGGCAGCCGGTGGGCACCGTTTTCGTCGCGGTGGACGGTCCAGGGGGCAGGAAAACGGTCCGTCTGAGGTTGAAAGGCTCCCGCGCGGAAATTCGTAGGGAGAGTGCACGCACAGTGCTCAGGCTTCTCTCGGACCAACTCCGTGAGAATGCGCGGAGGCAGGATACGGAACAGAACGGGGGGATTTGA
- a CDS encoding helix-turn-helix domain-containing protein produces MILLRRLLGDVLRRQRQRQGRTLREVSSSARVSLGYLSEVERGQKEASSELLSAICDALDVRMSELMREVSDELSLAELAQSAAASEPVSVPVRPMLNSVSMTSVTGPERVTIKAPAEAVNVVAA; encoded by the coding sequence ATGATTCTGCTCCGTCGCCTGCTGGGTGACGTGCTGCGTCGGCAGCGCCAGCGCCAGGGCCGTACTCTGCGCGAAGTCTCCTCGTCGGCCCGAGTTTCTCTCGGCTATCTTTCCGAGGTGGAGCGGGGGCAGAAGGAGGCATCCTCCGAGCTGCTCTCCGCGATCTGCGACGCGTTGGACGTACGGATGTCCGAGCTGATGCGCGAAGTCAGTGACGAGCTGTCGCTGGCCGAGCTGGCACAGTCGGCCGCGGCTAGCGAACCGGTGAGTGTACCGGTCCGCCCGATGCTCAATTCGGTCTCCATGACTTCGGTCACGGGACCGGAGCGGGTGACCATCAAGGCGCCTGCGGAAGCGGTGAATGTCGTAGCCGCGTGA
- a CDS encoding SDR family NAD(P)-dependent oxidoreductase, giving the protein MPTPTAPYGLTGRTALITGAASGIGRATAVLLAEAGAHVHCADRDEQGLAETAALVAKAGGAATVHRLDVTDRTALRAAVTAAGPLDIAAAVAGVMHTSSVLETADEDLDRILDINFKGVLRTCQEAARSMIAAGRPGSIVTMASGAVDAAQPGLLCYSAAKAAVVQLTKTLATEAGPHGIRVNAVAPGWIRTPMTGRHGPGVQEQTEAAMIRMSPLRRVGEPEDIARAVLYLASDASSFMTGQILRPNGGVSMPW; this is encoded by the coding sequence ATGCCCACACCCACAGCCCCGTACGGCCTCACCGGCCGCACCGCCCTGATCACCGGCGCCGCCAGCGGCATCGGCCGGGCCACCGCCGTCCTGCTCGCCGAGGCGGGCGCGCACGTCCACTGCGCGGACCGCGACGAGCAGGGCCTCGCCGAAACCGCCGCCCTCGTCGCCAAAGCCGGCGGCGCCGCCACCGTCCACCGCCTCGACGTCACCGACCGCACCGCGCTCCGGGCGGCCGTCACCGCGGCGGGCCCGCTCGACATCGCGGCCGCCGTCGCCGGGGTCATGCACACGAGCAGCGTCCTGGAGACCGCCGACGAGGACCTCGACCGGATCCTGGACATCAATTTCAAGGGGGTCCTGCGCACCTGCCAGGAGGCCGCCCGTTCCATGATCGCGGCGGGCCGCCCCGGCTCCATCGTCACCATGGCCTCCGGAGCCGTGGACGCCGCCCAGCCCGGCCTGCTCTGCTACAGCGCCGCCAAGGCCGCCGTCGTCCAGCTCACCAAGACCCTCGCCACCGAGGCCGGCCCGCACGGCATACGGGTCAACGCCGTCGCCCCGGGCTGGATCCGCACGCCCATGACCGGCCGCCACGGCCCCGGGGTCCAGGAGCAGACCGAGGCGGCGATGATCCGGATGTCCCCGCTGCGCCGGGTCGGCGAGCCCGAGGACATCGCCAGGGCGGTGCTCTACCTGGCCTCGGACGCCTCGTCCTTCATGACGGGCCAGATCCTTCGCCCGAACGGTGGGGTGTCCATGCCCTGGTAG
- a CDS encoding DNA-formamidopyrimidine glycosylase family protein — protein MPEGDSIRRAATRLHTALAGRVLTRSDLRVPRFATADLTGRVTLDVTPRGKHLLARFEGGLTLHSHLRMDGAWHVFAAGEKWRGGPDHEIRAVLGAAGATAVGYRLPVLELIRTAEEDRAVGHLGPDLLGPDWDPARAAANLLAAPERALGEALLDQRNLAGIGNIYKAELCFLAQVTPWTPVGALPEPKLPRLAAAAHRLLAANIGARPGPRNTTGIHRPGQDLFVYGRTHRPCLRCGTPVREAPQDGRPTYWCPHCQQGPTP, from the coding sequence ATGCCCGAAGGCGACAGCATCCGGCGTGCGGCGACCCGGCTCCACACCGCCCTCGCAGGCCGCGTGCTCACCCGCAGCGACCTGCGCGTCCCCCGCTTCGCCACCGCCGACCTCACCGGCCGCGTCACCCTCGACGTCACCCCCCGCGGCAAACACCTCCTCGCCCGTTTCGAGGGCGGACTCACCCTGCACAGCCACCTCCGGATGGACGGCGCCTGGCATGTCTTCGCCGCCGGCGAGAAGTGGCGCGGCGGCCCGGACCACGAGATCCGGGCCGTCCTCGGCGCGGCCGGGGCCACGGCCGTCGGCTACCGCCTGCCCGTCCTGGAACTGATCCGCACCGCCGAGGAGGACCGCGCCGTCGGCCACCTCGGCCCCGACCTCCTCGGCCCGGACTGGGATCCCGCCCGCGCCGCCGCCAACCTCCTCGCCGCCCCCGAGCGCGCCCTCGGCGAGGCCCTGCTCGATCAGCGCAACCTCGCCGGGATCGGCAACATCTACAAGGCCGAGCTCTGCTTCCTGGCCCAGGTCACCCCGTGGACCCCGGTCGGCGCGCTCCCCGAGCCCAAGCTGCCCCGGCTGGCGGCGGCCGCCCACCGGCTGCTCGCCGCGAACATCGGCGCGCGGCCGGGTCCGCGCAACACCACCGGCATCCACCGCCCCGGCCAGGACCTCTTCGTCTACGGCCGCACGCACCGCCCCTGCCTGCGCTGCGGCACCCCCGTCCGCGAGGCCCCGCAGGACGGCCGCCCCACCTACTGGTGCCCCCACTGCCAGCAGGGCCCGACTCCCTAG
- a CDS encoding ATP-dependent helicase gives MAGAALDSFSPATRSWFTGAFVTPTDAQEGAWRAIGEGSDVLVVAPTGSGKTLAAFLAALDRLASTPPPAEPKKRCRVLYVSPLKALAVDVERNLRSPLTGIRQESVRLGLPEPDIRVGIRSGDTPPAERRALVTRPPDILITTPESLFLMLTSAAREALAGVETVILDEVHAVAGTKRGAHLALSLERLDELLPRPARRIGLSATVRPVDEVARYLAPRGRVEIVQPPSAKEFDLSVVVPVQDMGELGGSPATEGKEGGDKPSIWPHVEERIADLVQAHRSTIVFANSRRLAERLCNRLNEIAYERALGEKLPEGKPPAEIMAQSGAALGAPPLLARAHHGSVSKEQRALVEEDLKAGRLPAVVATSSLELGIDMGAVDLVVQVESPPSVASGLQRVGRAGHQVGAVSTGVVFPKYRGDLVQAAVVTERMRTGAIESLRVPSNPLDVLAQQLVAMVAMDTWQLDDLLALVRRAAPFAALPESAFTAVLDMLAGRYPSDAFAELRPRVVWDRVAGTVTGRPGAQRLAVTSGGTIPDRGLFGVFLAGSDPKKGGGRVGELDEEMVYESRVGDVFTLGTTSWRIEDITRDRVLVTPAPGVPGRLPFWKGDQLGRPLELGRAVGAFLRELGGLGEEDARLRLVAAGLDAWAAENVLAYLAEQREACGHVPDDRTIVVERFRDELGDWRVVVHSPFGAQVHAPWALALGARLAEKYGMDAQVMHADDGIVLRLPDADLLSMDLLDHDPAAPHGFEFDDEKAPLGAADVAFDHGDVQQIVTDQVGGSALFASRFRECAARALLLPRRSPGRRTPLWQQRQRASQLLQVASEFGSFPIVLEAVRECLQDVFDVPGLTELMGDIEARRVRLVEVTTPEPSPFARSLLFGYVAQFLYEGDSPLAERRAAALSLDSRLLAELLGQAELRELLDAQVLEELERELQWLTEDRRAKDPESVADLLRLLGPLTQDELGARGADPEWARELAAARRAIPVRIGGADHWAAIEDAGRLRDALGTALPVGVPEAFTEPVKDPLGDVLARYARTHGPFTTATVAARFGLGAAVTEGALHRLAAAGRVVQGEFHPAGIGQEWCDATVLRRLRRRSLAALRQELEPVPPTSLATFLPQWQHLGGALRGLDGLARAVEQLQGAPVPASALERLILPSRVSGYSPGLLDELTTAGEVVWAGAGSLPGKDGWVSLYLAEAAPLLLPPPHPLEQSPLHQAVLASLAGGYGLFFRQIAQSIRAEFPEVSDVALSEAVWDLAWSGRLTNDTLAPLRSLLGSGRTAGATAHRARRTVPRGRYGTLSATVSRTGPPTVSGRWSLLPAAAPDPTHRAHALARTLLDRHGVVTRGAVAAEGVEGGFSAVYRVLSAFEDSGQARRGYVVEGLGAAQFAMDGAVDRLRAAERTPPPLAAVVLAAADPANAYGAALPWPEPPAGATHKPGRKAGSLVVLVDGELVLYLERGGKTLLAWPGAEDPRLTAATAALAGASRTGSLPALTVERINAAAALTSPLGPALEAAGFHATPRGLRLRS, from the coding sequence ATGGCAGGCGCTGCGCTCGACTCGTTCTCCCCCGCGACCCGCTCGTGGTTCACGGGGGCCTTCGTCACGCCCACCGACGCGCAGGAGGGCGCCTGGCGGGCGATCGGGGAGGGTTCGGACGTGCTGGTGGTCGCCCCCACCGGCTCCGGCAAGACCCTGGCCGCGTTCCTCGCGGCCCTCGACCGGCTCGCGTCCACCCCGCCGCCCGCCGAGCCGAAGAAGCGCTGCCGTGTGCTGTACGTATCGCCCCTGAAGGCCCTGGCCGTCGACGTGGAGCGCAATCTGCGCAGCCCGCTGACCGGGATCCGCCAGGAATCGGTCCGCCTGGGCCTGCCGGAGCCGGACATCCGGGTCGGGATCCGTTCCGGGGACACCCCGCCCGCCGAGCGGCGGGCGCTGGTCACCCGGCCGCCGGACATCCTCATCACCACGCCCGAGTCGCTGTTCCTGATGCTCACCTCGGCGGCCCGGGAGGCGCTGGCGGGGGTCGAGACGGTGATCCTGGACGAGGTGCACGCGGTCGCCGGGACCAAACGCGGAGCCCATCTGGCCCTCTCCCTGGAGCGGCTGGACGAGCTGCTGCCGCGCCCCGCGCGCCGGATCGGGCTGTCGGCGACGGTCCGGCCGGTGGACGAGGTCGCCCGCTATCTGGCGCCGCGCGGCCGGGTGGAGATCGTACAGCCGCCTTCGGCCAAGGAGTTCGACCTGTCGGTGGTCGTCCCGGTGCAGGACATGGGCGAGTTGGGCGGCTCCCCCGCGACCGAGGGCAAGGAGGGCGGGGACAAGCCGTCGATCTGGCCGCATGTGGAGGAGCGGATCGCCGACCTGGTGCAGGCGCACCGCTCGACGATCGTCTTCGCCAACTCCCGCCGGCTCGCCGAGCGGCTGTGCAACCGGCTCAACGAGATCGCGTACGAGCGCGCCCTGGGCGAGAAGCTGCCGGAGGGCAAGCCGCCGGCCGAGATCATGGCCCAGTCGGGCGCCGCCCTGGGTGCTCCGCCACTGCTGGCCCGCGCCCACCACGGCTCGGTGTCCAAGGAGCAGCGGGCGCTGGTGGAGGAGGACCTGAAGGCGGGCCGGCTGCCCGCGGTGGTCGCCACCTCCAGCCTGGAGCTGGGCATCGACATGGGCGCGGTGGACCTGGTGGTGCAGGTGGAGTCGCCGCCTTCGGTGGCCTCCGGGCTGCAGCGGGTGGGCCGGGCCGGGCACCAGGTGGGCGCGGTCTCCACCGGGGTGGTCTTCCCCAAGTACCGCGGCGACCTGGTGCAGGCGGCGGTGGTCACCGAACGCATGCGCACGGGGGCGATCGAGTCGCTGCGGGTGCCCTCCAACCCCCTGGACGTACTGGCGCAGCAGCTGGTCGCGATGGTCGCGATGGACACCTGGCAACTGGACGACCTGCTCGCCCTGGTGCGGCGGGCGGCGCCCTTCGCGGCGCTGCCGGAGTCGGCGTTCACGGCGGTGCTGGACATGCTGGCCGGGCGCTATCCGTCGGACGCGTTCGCCGAGCTCCGGCCGCGTGTGGTCTGGGACCGGGTGGCGGGGACGGTCACGGGCCGGCCGGGAGCCCAGCGCCTCGCGGTCACCTCGGGCGGCACGATCCCCGACCGGGGTCTCTTCGGCGTGTTCCTGGCGGGCTCCGACCCCAAGAAGGGGGGCGGCCGGGTCGGCGAGCTCGACGAGGAGATGGTCTACGAGTCCCGCGTCGGCGACGTCTTCACCCTCGGCACCACCTCGTGGCGGATCGAGGACATCACCCGCGACCGGGTCCTGGTCACCCCCGCCCCCGGGGTGCCGGGCCGGCTGCCGTTCTGGAAGGGTGACCAGCTCGGCCGGCCGCTGGAACTGGGCCGCGCCGTCGGTGCGTTCCTCCGCGAGCTGGGCGGCCTCGGCGAGGAGGACGCCCGGCTGCGGCTGGTGGCGGCGGGCCTGGACGCCTGGGCCGCCGAGAACGTGCTGGCGTACCTCGCCGAACAGCGCGAGGCCTGCGGTCACGTCCCCGACGACCGGACCATCGTCGTCGAGCGGTTCCGCGACGAGCTGGGCGACTGGCGGGTCGTCGTCCACTCCCCCTTCGGTGCTCAGGTGCACGCCCCGTGGGCACTGGCGCTGGGTGCCCGCCTCGCGGAGAAGTACGGCATGGACGCGCAGGTGATGCACGCCGACGACGGGATCGTGCTCCGCCTGCCCGACGCGGACCTGCTGTCCATGGACCTCCTGGACCACGACCCGGCCGCTCCGCACGGGTTCGAGTTCGACGACGAGAAGGCCCCGCTGGGCGCCGCCGACGTCGCCTTCGACCACGGTGACGTCCAGCAGATCGTCACCGACCAGGTCGGCGGGTCCGCGCTGTTCGCCTCCCGCTTCCGCGAGTGCGCGGCGCGCGCCCTGCTGCTGCCGCGCCGGAGCCCCGGCCGGCGCACTCCGCTGTGGCAGCAGCGCCAGCGGGCCTCCCAGCTGCTCCAGGTGGCCTCGGAGTTCGGTTCCTTCCCGATCGTGCTGGAGGCCGTACGGGAGTGCCTCCAGGACGTCTTCGACGTGCCCGGCCTGACCGAGCTGATGGGGGACATCGAGGCGCGCCGGGTCCGGCTGGTGGAGGTGACCACCCCGGAGCCCTCCCCCTTCGCCCGTTCCCTGCTCTTCGGGTATGTGGCCCAGTTCCTCTACGAGGGCGACTCGCCGCTGGCCGAGCGCCGGGCGGCCGCCCTGTCGCTGGACTCCCGGCTACTGGCCGAGCTGCTCGGCCAGGCGGAGCTGCGCGAACTCCTCGACGCGCAGGTGCTGGAGGAGCTGGAACGGGAGCTCCAGTGGCTCACGGAGGACCGGCGGGCCAAGGATCCCGAGTCGGTGGCCGACCTGCTGCGCCTGCTGGGCCCGCTGACGCAGGACGAGTTGGGCGCACGCGGGGCGGATCCGGAGTGGGCCCGCGAGCTGGCGGCGGCCCGCCGCGCCATCCCGGTCAGGATCGGCGGCGCGGACCACTGGGCGGCGATCGAGGACGCGGGCCGGCTGCGGGACGCGCTGGGCACGGCGCTGCCCGTCGGCGTCCCGGAGGCGTTCACCGAGCCGGTCAAGGACCCGCTCGGGGATGTGCTGGCCCGGTACGCCCGCACCCACGGGCCGTTCACGACGGCTACCGTCGCCGCCCGCTTCGGCCTGGGCGCGGCGGTGACCGAGGGCGCCCTGCACCGGCTGGCCGCGGCCGGCCGGGTGGTGCAGGGCGAGTTCCACCCGGCGGGCATCGGCCAGGAGTGGTGCGACGCGACGGTGCTGCGCAGGCTCCGGCGCCGCTCCCTCGCCGCGCTCCGCCAGGAGCTGGAACCGGTGCCGCCGACCTCGCTGGCCACCTTCCTCCCCCAGTGGCAGCACCTGGGCGGAGCCCTGCGCGGGCTCGACGGGCTGGCCCGGGCGGTGGAACAGCTCCAGGGTGCCCCGGTCCCGGCATCCGCGCTGGAACGCCTGATCCTCCCGTCGCGGGTGAGCGGGTACTCGCCGGGCCTGCTGGACGAACTGACCACAGCGGGCGAGGTGGTCTGGGCGGGCGCCGGATCCCTCCCGGGCAAGGACGGCTGGGTCTCCCTCTACCTGGCGGAGGCGGCACCGCTGCTGCTGCCCCCGCCGCACCCGCTGGAGCAGAGCCCCCTCCACCAGGCGGTCCTTGCTTCGCTGGCGGGCGGGTACGGGCTGTTCTTCCGGCAGATCGCGCAGTCGATCCGTGCCGAGTTCCCCGAGGTGTCCGACGTCGCCCTCTCCGAGGCCGTATGGGATCTGGCCTGGTCGGGGCGGCTCACCAACGACACCCTGGCCCCGTTGCGCTCGCTGCTCGGTTCGGGCCGCACGGCCGGCGCGACGGCTCACCGGGCCCGGCGCACGGTTCCGCGCGGCCGGTACGGCACGCTCAGCGCGACGGTGTCCCGTACCGGGCCGCCCACGGTCTCCGGGCGCTGGTCCCTGCTGCCCGCCGCGGCCCCCGACCCGACGCACCGGGCCCACGCCCTGGCCCGCACCCTGCTGGACCGGCACGGGGTGGTGACCCGCGGGGCGGTCGCCGCGGAGGGGGTGGAGGGCGGCTTCAGCGCGGTCTACCGCGTCCTGTCGGCCTTCGAGGACAGCGGTCAGGCGCGCCGGGGCTATGTGGTGGAGGGGCTCGGCGCGGCCCAGTTCGCGATGGACGGCGCGGTGGACCGGCTCCGGGCCGCCGAGCGGACCCCGCCCCCGCTGGCGGCGGTGGTGCTGGCGGCCGCCGACCCGGCGAACGCGTACGGCGCGGCCCTGCCCTGGCCCGAGCCCCCGGCCGGGGCCACCCACAAGCCGGGCCGCAAGGCGGGCTCCCTGGTGGTCCTGGTGGACGGGGAGCTCGTCCTGTATCTGGAGCGCGGCGGAAAGACCCTGCTGGCCTGGCCCGGTGCGGAGGACCCCCGGCTCACGGCGGCCACGGCCGCCCTGGCGGGCGCCTCCCGCACCGGCAGCCTCCCGGCCCTCACGGTGGAACGGATCAACGCGGCAGCGGCCCTGACCTCCCCCCTGGGTCCTGCCCTGGAGGCGGCCGGCTTCCATGCCACGCCGAGGGGTCTTCGCCTGCGTTCCTGA
- a CDS encoding helix-turn-helix transcriptional regulator — MGTDEGAGGRREWARHWQYAELPGLDLLRAHYVRHTFPRHAHDGYVMAAVTGGVEEVGLPGHVVHAGPGSVVLINPEVPHTARAGVPEGWAYATLYPSRALIAEVADEIGILRGTPGFTADMVADPQAARAITEVHRAAEAGNALAADTLLRGLVARMLTRYAGPMPARTVRGAGGADAEAARAVLQERMADPPSLEQLAAELGTSPFALLRAFRERYGMPPHTWLTDARVRQARRLLEVGTAPAEAAVAVGFTDQPHLNRHFTRIVGVPPGAYRRERAV; from the coding sequence ATGGGGACGGACGAGGGCGCCGGGGGCCGCCGGGAGTGGGCACGGCACTGGCAGTACGCGGAACTGCCGGGGCTGGACCTGCTGCGCGCCCACTACGTGCGCCACACCTTCCCGCGCCACGCCCACGACGGGTACGTCATGGCGGCGGTCACCGGCGGTGTCGAGGAAGTGGGGCTGCCGGGGCACGTCGTGCACGCCGGACCGGGCAGCGTGGTCCTGATCAACCCAGAGGTGCCGCACACCGCACGCGCCGGGGTGCCCGAGGGCTGGGCCTACGCCACCCTCTACCCCTCGCGCGCCCTGATCGCCGAGGTCGCCGACGAGATCGGCATCCTGCGCGGCACCCCGGGGTTCACCGCCGACATGGTCGCCGACCCGCAGGCCGCCCGGGCGATCACCGAGGTCCACCGGGCCGCCGAGGCGGGGAACGCGCTGGCCGCCGACACGCTGCTGCGGGGCCTGGTGGCACGGATGCTGACCCGGTACGCAGGACCGATGCCCGCTCGTACGGTCCGTGGCGCGGGCGGCGCCGACGCGGAGGCCGCCCGGGCCGTGCTGCAGGAGCGCATGGCCGACCCGCCGTCCCTGGAGCAGCTCGCCGCGGAGCTGGGCACGAGCCCCTTCGCCCTGCTGCGGGCCTTCCGCGAGCGGTACGGGATGCCGCCGCACACCTGGCTCACCGACGCCCGCGTCCGGCAGGCCCGCCGGCTCCTCGAGGTGGGCACGGCGCCCGCGGAGGCGGCCGTCGCCGTGGGCTTCACCGACCAGCCGCACCTGAACCGGCACTTCACCCGGATCGTGGGGGTGCCGCCCGGCGCGTACCGGCGGGAGCGGGCCGTCTAG